The genomic window GGTGTGATTTTGAGTGGGATCAAATTGAAATTGGGCCTCGTACTTTTTGGAATGCTTTCTGTCCTGAAGTCAGAGGCAAGAGATCTGCCCTTTTTTCATCTCCTCAACAGCGGTGGGGAATTTCATCGAAATAATTCTCAATTGGATTGGACCAATTCCGGTTTATGGAGAAAAACTTCTCAGCACTCAAATGATTTTTTTATTCGTTACTCCTGGGACAAGGAGCTGGGGTCTTTTGCATCCGAAATTGAAATGGACGGATCTCGAATGAGCAATACCAGATATTTGATTGCTTCAAGTCAAATGCTCTATGGTTTGGCTTACGGGGTCAATTGGAATCAACAGAGGAGAGAGACTGAAATGGCACGTAGGCAGGCCAAATTTGTTCTCCAAAAAATGATCGTTGCGAATGACCTAGGACCTTACTTCAAAGTTGCGGTCGATCACAATGGCTATGACCTTAACAAGCAGAGATCGCTCTCAGCCAGCGAACAGGCCGAAGGATTTTTCGGACTGGTGGCTCTTTACTCTAAGACGAGGAATCCCACCATCTTGAGGCAAATTGATGTCTTGTTTGATTCCTTTTACAGGAGATTTCATGACGACCAAAATCTGGGATTTTTTGATGATTTTGACCTGATGACAGGAAGACCTCTCTTGCCTGGAAGGGAAGTCTCGAACAAGAGTTATGGATCAACTGTGACCGTCGCGACATCTTTTTTAATTGATTTGGCTCAGTTGAATACGCCTCGCCAAAGGCATTATATCGCGATCATGGAAGAGCTTTTGGACATTGTCGCAGATCACTTTATTGACACCGAAACGGGATGGATAATTGAGAATTTCACCTCCGATTGGAGGCCTGCCTGGAGGGATTGGCAAGTTCAGAAAGTAAAGAAGACGAAAGACGGCGGAGATAGCAGCTCAAGGGATGTGAGTGTTGGGAGGACAGGTCATAATTATGAAGCGGCCTGGCTCTTGATGAGAGGAGCGACCGACTTAAAGTACATTTCCGCAGAAAAGAAGGCCAAATACTTGGCCGCAGCTCGCGTGATTTTGGTTTCGATGCTGAATTCAAATTCCCTTGATCGCGAACGGGGAGGGGTTTTTGATACTTTTATTCGGGAAACGGATTCTCCAATGTGGCATCAAAATAAAGTGTGGTGGCAGCAAACGAAGGCCATGCTGGCTTTGGCAAAAGCGATCTCTGTGGGCCTTTTCTCAGAAGAGGGCAGCGAGGAGCTCGCCAGTCTTGCGTTGATTCAGCTCGATAAGATTGTGAGGTTCTATTTTGATCATTTTGTGGATGATAAAAATGGGGGAGAGTTCTCAGTTCTTAGTCGAGAAGGTCTTCCCGTCGCCGGTGAGCCTAAGGGTCAAAGGGAAAAGGCGAGTGGCCACAGTGTGGAGCTTTCTCGATTCATGTCTGAATACTCAAAGCTGGTCAAGGCCCAGTATCTGACAATGATTGGGCATTGAGGTGAAGAGTCAGCGCCAAGAGGCTGACATCAAAGAAGATTGCGCAGAGAGCCAAGTCTCGTATCTGTTCGAGCCGACTTGCCCCCCTTGCTCTGTCTTGTTAATTCTAGATCCATATGGAAACAGAAAGAATTCGACCCTCTTTTCAGCAACTCTACATGGATTTGGCCCATAAGCTCGCGGAGCGTTCGACCTGTCGGCGACTTCATGTGGGCACTGTCATCACGAGCACGGACTTTCGAAAAGTTCTAGCCGTTGGCTACAATGGAAACGCTACGGGTCTTGAAAATGGATGTGATCGTGATGAGGCGGGCAATTGTGGCTGCCTGCATTCAGAGGAAAACGCGGTCATTAACTGTGATTCTCCACGCTTCATTGAGAAGGTGGCTTTTGTGACTCATTTGCCCTGCGTGGCTTGTGCGAAACGCTTGATTAACATGGGTGGGCTTAAAAAAATATACTTTGCGAAAGACTACCGTTCTCAGGAATCATTAAAACTCTTTAGTATTGTCGGAATCGAGATTGAGAAGTGGCAGGTTTAGTTTTTTGTCTTATCGGGGGATGATTTGATGAATGGGAAATCGAGAGGAACAAGAG from Bdellovibrionales bacterium includes these protein-coding regions:
- a CDS encoding AGE family epimerase/isomerase — encoded protein: MSGIKLKLGLVLFGMLSVLKSEARDLPFFHLLNSGGEFHRNNSQLDWTNSGLWRKTSQHSNDFFIRYSWDKELGSFASEIEMDGSRMSNTRYLIASSQMLYGLAYGVNWNQQRRETEMARRQAKFVLQKMIVANDLGPYFKVAVDHNGYDLNKQRSLSASEQAEGFFGLVALYSKTRNPTILRQIDVLFDSFYRRFHDDQNLGFFDDFDLMTGRPLLPGREVSNKSYGSTVTVATSFLIDLAQLNTPRQRHYIAIMEELLDIVADHFIDTETGWIIENFTSDWRPAWRDWQVQKVKKTKDGGDSSSRDVSVGRTGHNYEAAWLLMRGATDLKYISAEKKAKYLAAARVILVSMLNSNSLDRERGGVFDTFIRETDSPMWHQNKVWWQQTKAMLALAKAISVGLFSEEGSEELASLALIQLDKIVRFYFDHFVDDKNGGEFSVLSREGLPVAGEPKGQREKASGHSVELSRFMSEYSKLVKAQYLTMIGH